Proteins found in one Paenibacillus sp. FSL R10-2782 genomic segment:
- a CDS encoding DedA family protein, which translates to MDYISSIINYLFEIIRSLGYFGIMLGLMVEVIPSEIVLAYGGFLVSSGHINFFGAVVFGTIGGVLAQLFIYWIGRYGGRPVLDKYGKYILIKKSHVDHAEAWFNKYGTGVIFTARFIPVVRHAISIPAGLARMSVWRFIILTTLAVIPWSVLFIYLGMLLGDKWEQIDEVAAPYIKPILLVALALLIIYFVIKWIMSKKKKGSV; encoded by the coding sequence ATGGACTATATATCTAGTATCATTAATTATTTGTTTGAGATCATTCGTAGTCTTGGGTATTTTGGTATTATGCTAGGCCTGATGGTTGAGGTCATTCCAAGTGAAATTGTCCTCGCTTATGGCGGCTTTTTAGTTTCCTCAGGTCACATTAATTTTTTTGGTGCGGTCGTGTTTGGAACCATTGGCGGAGTGCTGGCACAACTGTTTATTTACTGGATTGGACGCTATGGTGGCAGACCGGTATTGGATAAGTACGGAAAATACATACTCATCAAAAAAAGCCATGTCGACCACGCCGAAGCCTGGTTTAACAAATACGGAACAGGGGTCATTTTCACAGCCCGCTTTATTCCTGTTGTGCGTCACGCGATCTCAATCCCTGCCGGGCTGGCTCGCATGAGTGTATGGCGTTTTATTATTTTGACGACGCTGGCAGTTATACCTTGGTCTGTTCTGTTTATATATTTAGGAATGCTGCTTGGAGACAAGTGGGAGCAGATTGACGAAGTGGCAGCACCTTATATCAAACCGATTTTGCTGGTTGCTCTTGCGCTCTTGATCATTTATTTTGTTATCAAATGGATTATGTCCAAAAAGAAGAAAGGAAGTGTGTAA
- a CDS encoding dehydrogenase encodes MPPGKIPKHNNPQSRLPTARGIRRACSKELYRACKRLPVHIAPDLVKQGEELYCRKVVGHLIWIAENHSNRRLLCDWWDEDVSEELAALWKVDRTVLCTAFRSAYGG; translated from the coding sequence ATGCCTCCCGGCAAAATCCCCAAACATAACAATCCGCAATCCCGTTTACCCACGGCTCGTGGTATCCGGCGTGCATGCAGCAAAGAACTGTACCGAGCCTGCAAGCGTCTGCCTGTTCACATCGCCCCCGATCTGGTCAAGCAGGGCGAGGAGCTGTACTGCCGCAAGGTCGTCGGACACCTCATCTGGATCGCCGAAAACCACAGCAATCGCAGACTACTGTGCGACTGGTGGGATGAGGATGTCAGTGAGGAGCTCGCGGCATTGTGGAAGGTTGATCGCACCGTTTTGTGCACTGCCTTCAGAAGTGCCTATGGCGGGTAG
- a CDS encoding SAM-dependent methyltransferase yields the protein MKESEMYLLDSLRELIYQLTTGGSLITATLSQLRKREDASFTKVQIKPVELKNKLHYQFAFHYSNKVIHENLPPDEANERMTALFEDTFRQGILCAKNADYQVLISKKYKVSILTKSPSKSTADLSHNRKKQYVLEEGERIPFLIELGIMNEDGKVLARKYDKFRQINRFLEMVQDVLPNLPVGRPLTIVDFGCGKSYLTFALYHYLAVQQKRPLQVVGLDLKADVIETCNLLAQKLQYRQLEFLVGDIADYNELEQVDMVVTLHACDTATDAALEKAVRWDASVILSVPCCQHELFSQLENPVLEPLLSHGILKERFSALATDGIRAKLLDMMGYRTQLLEFIDMEHTPKNILIRAVKGQAGERSVLWREYSAFRDFIHADPYLERACADLLPEGAGQTKKQG from the coding sequence ATGAAAGAAAGTGAGATGTACCTTTTGGATTCACTGCGTGAACTTATATACCAACTAACTACAGGAGGATCCCTCATAACCGCGACGCTGAGCCAGCTTCGCAAACGGGAGGATGCTTCCTTTACTAAAGTGCAAATCAAGCCTGTGGAATTGAAGAACAAGCTGCATTACCAGTTTGCTTTTCATTATAGCAACAAGGTCATTCATGAAAACCTGCCCCCTGACGAAGCTAACGAGCGCATGACCGCCTTGTTTGAGGACACGTTCCGTCAAGGAATCTTGTGTGCGAAGAATGCGGACTATCAGGTGCTGATCAGTAAAAAATATAAAGTGTCTATTTTGACAAAATCACCGAGCAAAAGTACAGCCGACCTGTCTCATAACCGCAAAAAGCAATATGTGCTGGAGGAAGGGGAACGGATTCCTTTCCTGATTGAGCTTGGGATCATGAATGAGGACGGCAAGGTACTGGCCCGCAAGTATGATAAGTTCCGCCAAATCAATCGTTTTCTCGAAATGGTGCAGGATGTACTGCCTAACCTGCCCGTAGGCCGCCCGTTAACCATTGTGGATTTTGGCTGCGGCAAATCATATTTGACCTTTGCACTGTATCATTACTTGGCAGTACAGCAAAAACGACCTTTGCAGGTCGTCGGTCTGGATTTGAAGGCAGATGTTATTGAAACCTGTAATCTTCTGGCTCAAAAGCTGCAATACCGCCAATTGGAGTTTTTGGTCGGTGACATCGCGGACTATAACGAGCTGGAGCAGGTGGATATGGTTGTGACTTTGCATGCCTGTGATACCGCAACGGATGCCGCGTTGGAGAAGGCAGTTCGTTGGGATGCATCTGTCATTTTGTCGGTTCCGTGCTGTCAGCATGAGCTGTTCAGCCAGCTGGAAAATCCGGTACTGGAGCCGCTGCTTTCCCATGGTATTTTGAAGGAGCGCTTTTCAGCGCTGGCGACAGACGGTATCCGGGCCAAGCTGCTGGACATGATGGGATACCGGACACAGCTGCTGGAATTTATCGACATGGAGCATACGCCTAAAAATATTTTGATACGTGCTGTCAAAGGCCAAGCCGGGGAACGTTCTGTTTTATGGCGTGAATACTCGGCATTTCGGGATTTTATCCATGCTGATCCTTATTTGGAGCGTGCTTGTGCAGATTTGCTTCCCGAGGGAGCAGGGCAAACGAAAAAGCAGGGATAG
- a CDS encoding DUF6483 family protein, with translation MLRKDYLLSMMEEMTSAVASVLGLRRENKHVEALKQLDDLLNKQFRLRSDLLRRLPPEQIIELFRLGPGIEADKLQQVARILEEEAAIYLETDRTNEGIRILIKSLHLYLYSDLNGATRDIQVLPERIVCIVNLVREYELPVDTSKLLAAHYERENRLDEAADVWFGLAWEQSELLPEAEAFYTQLLNKTDAELQQGGLSRREVTEGLVEITQLHERK, from the coding sequence TTGCTCAGAAAAGATTATTTGCTCAGTATGATGGAAGAAATGACATCCGCAGTGGCATCGGTGCTCGGTCTAAGGCGTGAAAATAAACACGTCGAAGCGCTGAAACAACTGGATGACCTGCTTAACAAGCAGTTTCGTCTTCGTTCAGATTTGCTCAGACGATTGCCGCCGGAACAAATTATAGAGCTTTTTCGATTGGGTCCCGGTATTGAAGCAGACAAGCTTCAGCAGGTGGCTCGCATTTTGGAAGAAGAAGCCGCTATTTACCTGGAAACCGACAGAACAAACGAGGGCATACGAATCTTGATTAAATCCCTTCATCTATATTTGTACAGTGATTTGAATGGCGCAACCCGTGACATTCAGGTGCTGCCTGAGCGAATTGTGTGTATTGTCAATCTGGTTCGGGAATATGAGCTGCCAGTCGATACAAGCAAGCTGCTGGCTGCCCATTACGAGCGAGAGAACAGATTGGACGAGGCTGCTGATGTCTGGTTTGGACTGGCATGGGAGCAGTCGGAGCTGCTGCCGGAAGCAGAGGCATTTTATACTCAATTGCTGAATAAGACTGATGCGGAGCTTCAACAGGGTGGACTTTCACGCCGGGAAGTAACCGAGGGTCTGGTCGAGATTACCCAACTACATGAAAGAAAGTGA